DNA from Bradyrhizobium japonicum USDA 6:
ACCCGCGCCGCTGAGATCTATGCCGGCCGCTTCGTCTTCGCCGGCAAGATCGTCAATTGCCACGGCCGCTCGATCTTCGATCTCGAACCGCCGTCGGAAGACTGGGAGGTCGCGCTGCTCGGCTTCGGCTGGCTGCGCCATCTGCGCGCCGCCGACACCGCGCTGACGCGCGCCAATGCGCGCGCGCTGGTCGAGGACTGGATCGCCAACCCCGCCAACAAGCGCCGCGCCGTCGCGCGGCGTGCCGACGTGCTGGCGCGGCGTGTGATCTCGCTGCTGTCGCAGGCGCCGCTGGTGCTCAACGACACCGACAACAAATTCTACCGCCGCTATCTGCGGGCGCTGGCGCGGGAGATCCGTCTCCTGCGCTACACCATGGTCAACATTCCCGACGGGGTGCCGAAGCTCCAGGTGCTGATCGCGCTGTGCTACGCGGCGCTGTGCCTTGCCAACCAGGCGCGACAGATCCGCAGCGCGTCGAAAAAGCTCTCGGACGAGTTGCAGCGGCAGATCCTGCCCGACGGCGGCCACATCTCGCGCAATCCGGGCGCGCTGATCGAGCTCCTGATCGACCTGTTGCCGCTGCGGCAGACCTTTGCCGCGCGCAACATCGCGCCGCCGCCGGCGCTGCTCAACGCGATCGACCGCATGATGCCGATGCTGCGCTTCTTCCGGCACGGCGACGGCAATTTCGCGCTCTTCAACGGCATGAGCGCGACGCCCTCGGATCTGCTCGCCACGCTGCTCGCCTATGACGACACCCACGGCGCGCCGATGGCGAACATGCCGCATACCGGCTTCCAGCGCCTCGACGCCGGCCAGACCACGCTGATCATCGACACCGGCCCGCCGCCGCCGGCCGGCGTCAGCCACGACGCCCATGCCGGCTGCCTGTCGTTCGAATTGTCTTCCGGCATCAGCCGCATCGTCACCAATTGCGGCATGCCGACCACGGGCCGCGACAATTGGCGGCCGTTCGCACGCGGCACCGCGGCGCATTCGACGCTGACCTATCACGAGACGTCCTCATGCCAGTTCGTCGAGATGTCGGCGATGAAGCGCCTCCTGCACGGCTCGCCCGTCACCAGCGGCCCCGTCGAGGTCGAGAGCTATCGCGAGATCGTTCAGAACGGCACGCTGCTCACGACCTCGCATGACGGCTATCTCGCGAAATTCGGCGCGATCCATCGCCGCGTGCTGATGGTCGCCAATGACGGCGCACGCATCGACGGCGAGGACACGCTGTCGCCGCCGCAGGGCGGACGCTTCAAGGGCGCCGACGCGGATTTCGCACTACGCTTCCATCTGCATCCGGCGGTGAAAGCAAGCCGGCTGTCGGATGCCCGCGGTGTCATGCTGGTGCTGCCCAACCGCGACGTCTGGACCTTCGAGGCGCTCGACGACAAGGTCGATCTCGAGGACAGCGTGTTCCTGGCCGGCAATGACGGCCCGCGCCGAACCGCGCAGATCGTGATCCGGCAGGATGCGCGGCAGGCGCCGTCGATCCGCTGGAGCTTCGTCCGCTCCACCGCTTCGCCGGCGGTCACCAATGCCCGCCGCAACGCCCGGCGCGAGCCGGAACTTCCGCTGTAAACGCGCACGATTCGGCCCCATCTCATCGTTGTGAAAACGGCCGAAAGCTGCTATCGAGCCCTCGCTCGCGCGACTGGCGACCTTGGATGGAGCACCATCGGGAAGCGCGGGATACAGAAGCCGCGCGCCTGGGCATAGACACTCCTTAAGACAGAGGATCTTGCTCATGACTGACCATCCCCGCCGCGTCACCCGTGCTCTTCTCTCCGTCTCCGACAAGACCGGCCTGATCGAGTTCGCAAAGGCGCTTGCCGCGCACGATGTCGAGCTGGTCTCGACCGGCGGCACCGCCAAGGCGATCGCCGCAGCCGGCCTCAAGGTGAAGGACGTTTCCGAACTCACCGGCTTCCCCGAGATGATGGACGGCCGCGTCAAGACGCTGCATCCGAAGGTGCATGGCGGCCTGCTCGCGATCCGCGACAACAAGGAACATGCGGACGCCATGAAGGCGCACGGCATCGCGCCGATCGATCTCCTGGTCGTCAACCTGTATCCGTTCGAGGCCACCGTCGACAAAGGCGCGGGCTTCGAGGATTGCATCGAGAACATCGACATCGGCGGCCCCGCGATGATCCGCGCCGCGGCGAAGAACCATGACGACGTCGCCGTCGTGGTCGAGGCCGAGGACTACAAGGCCGTGCTCGACGAGCTCGCCGCCAACAACGGATCGACGACGTTGAAGCTGCGCCGGCGGCTTGCCGCAAAGGCCTATGCGCGCACCGGCGCTTATGACGCCGCGATCTCGAACTGGTTCAACCGCCAGCTCGAAATCGACGCACCCGACTTCCGCGCCTTCGGCGGCAGACTGATCCAGTCGCTGCGCTATGGCGAGAACCCGCACCAGACCGCGGCGTTCTATGCGACGCCCGACAAGCGGCCGGGCGTCTCGACCGCGCGCCAGCTCCAGGGCAAGGAGCTCTCCTACAACAACATCAACGACACCGATGCGGCCTATGAGTGCATCGGCGAGTTCGACGCCAAGCGCACCGCGGCCTGCGTCATCGTCAAGCACGCCAATCCGTGCGGCGTCGCCGAAGGCTCCGATCTCGTCAGCGCCTATCGCAAGGCGCTCGCCTGCGATTCCACCTCGGCTTTCGGCGGCATCATCGCGATGAATCGCGCGCTCGACGCCGACACCGCGCGCGAGATCACAAAGATCTTCACCGAGGTGATCATCGCGCCCGATGCCAGCGAGGAGGCGATCGCGATCATCGGCGCGCGCAAGAACCTCCGCCTGCTGCTCGCCGGCAGCCTGCCCGATCCGCGCGCGCCTGGCCTCACCGCCAAGACGGTGGCCGGCGGTCTTCTCGTGCAAAGCCGCGACAACGCGGTGGTCGACGACATGACCTTCAAGGTCGTGACCAAGCGTGCGCCCACCGACGCCGAGATGCGCGATCTGAAATTCGCGTTCCGCGTGGCAAAACACGTCAAGTCCAACACCATCATCTACGCCAAGGATCTCGCCACCGTCGGTATCGGCGCGGGCCAGATGAGCCGGGTGGATTCAGCGCGGATCGCGGCGCGCAAGGCGCAGGACGCAGCCAATGAGCTCAAGCTCGCCGAGCCGCTCACCAAGGGCTCGGTGGTGGCGTCGGATGCGTTCTTCCCGTTCGCCGACGGCATGCTCGCCTGCATCGAGGCCGGCGCCACCGCCGTGGTGCAGCCCGGCGGCTCCATGCGCGACGACGAGGTGATTAAGGCCGCCGATGAGCACGGCATCGCCATGGTGTTCACGGGCACGCGGCACTTCAGGCACTGAGTCGAGCGGCGGAGCGCACTGCCAGAGCTACGACGATTCCATCTACTCCGTCATTGCGAGCGCAGCGAAGCAATCCAGAATCTTTCCGCGGAGGAAGTCTGGATTGCTTCGTCGCTTCGCTCCTCGCAATGACGGAGGTGAGATCGCGTAGCGCAGCTAATCCCGCACCCGCATCAACAGCCCCAGCCCGGCGACGAAAAACACCACCAGCACGGCCATGCCGGCCTTCTGGCTCGCCGTCACCGCGGTGATCATGCCGATCAGCAGCGGGCCGATGAAGGACGTTACCTTCCCCGTCAGCGCGAACAGGCCGAAATACTGCGCGATACGATCCTTCGGCGCGAGATGGATCAGCAGCGTGCGCGAGGCGGCCTGAAGCGGTCCGCCGGCAGCGCCGATGAGACAACCCAAAACGAGATAAGCGCGCTCGGCCGCGCTCGAGAACAAGGGCGCGCCCGGAAGAGGCGGCGCGACCTTGACGAACAGGACACTGTCCTTGTCGACCAGAAGAATCGCCGCCACCGCCAGCAACAGAACAAGCAGGCTGCCGGCGATGACGCGCTTCGGCCCGAGACGATCGTCGAGCTTGCCGCCAAGCCATGCGCCAAGGGCGCCGGCAATCGCGAGCATGATGCCGAAGGTGCCGATCTGGATCGTGTGCCAGCCGAAGGTGCCGGCGGCATAGATGCCACCGAACGCGAACAGCGACACCAGGCCGTCGGTGTAGATCATGTTGGCGAGCAGGAATGCCGCGAGCGATTTCCGCTGCGGCAGACCTTTGATCGATTGCCTGAGATCCGACAATCCCTCGCGCAGCGCCTCGCGCACCGGGAGCTTCGCCGGATAATCCGGCGTGAACAGGAACAATGGCGTCACGAAGATGATGAACCACAGCCCGGTCAGCGGTCCCACGATGCGATCGCCCTGATGGCTGACCGGATCGAGCCCGAACAGCGGCCTGAAGCCGAGCAGCGTGCGGCCGGTCTCGGGATTGGCGGCAAGGAAGCCGAGCACGATGACGAGGCTGACGATGCCGCCGATGTAACCCGTGGCCCAGCCGGTGCCGGAGAGCCGGCCGATCCGCTCGGGCGGCACCAGGGTCGGCATCATCGCGTTGTTGAAGACGGTGGCGAATTCCGCGCCGACGCTGGCGAGCGCGACCGCGGTGAGCAGCGGCGGAATGATGGCGGGATCGCCGGGCTTGCCGATCCAGAGCGAGCAGGCCGCCAGCACCAGCAGCGCGCCGAATCCCGCGATCCACGGCTTCCTGCGGCCCGAGGCATCGGCAATGGCGCCGAGCACCGGCGACATCAGCGCGATCGCGAGGCCCGCGGCCGCCATCGCAAAGCCCCACAAGGACTGGCCGGTGGCGGGATCTGGCGCAATGCTGGTGGCGAAATAGGGTGCGAAAACAAAGGTCGTGATCAGTGTGAAATAAGGCTGCGCGGCCCAGTCGAAAAAAATCCAGCTGATGATGGCGGCGCGCGGCGGATAGGTCCGCTGCGCGCCGGCCAAGCGCGCATCCGGGGCGATCGTCGTCATATTCCAGTCCCCATCACGAACAGTTTTGCCTCTGTAAGGGCAAACCGTATAGCATTGAAGCGACGCGTGTGAACCGGCCCGAGGCCACGACGGAAGCTTGGTATGTCGTCATATTCGACACGGCGGACATTTTTCGCCTTCGTTGCCAC
Protein-coding regions in this window:
- a CDS encoding heparinase II/III family protein, which produces MNRFARNMLARASGGSVALSRVWPGRTDRLIIAPHDLRTADATRAAEIYAGRFVFAGKIVNCHGRSIFDLEPPSEDWEVALLGFGWLRHLRAADTALTRANARALVEDWIANPANKRRAVARRADVLARRVISLLSQAPLVLNDTDNKFYRRYLRALAREIRLLRYTMVNIPDGVPKLQVLIALCYAALCLANQARQIRSASKKLSDELQRQILPDGGHISRNPGALIELLIDLLPLRQTFAARNIAPPPALLNAIDRMMPMLRFFRHGDGNFALFNGMSATPSDLLATLLAYDDTHGAPMANMPHTGFQRLDAGQTTLIIDTGPPPPAGVSHDAHAGCLSFELSSGISRIVTNCGMPTTGRDNWRPFARGTAAHSTLTYHETSSCQFVEMSAMKRLLHGSPVTSGPVEVESYREIVQNGTLLTTSHDGYLAKFGAIHRRVLMVANDGARIDGEDTLSPPQGGRFKGADADFALRFHLHPAVKASRLSDARGVMLVLPNRDVWTFEALDDKVDLEDSVFLAGNDGPRRTAQIVIRQDARQAPSIRWSFVRSTASPAVTNARRNARREPELPL
- the purH gene encoding bifunctional phosphoribosylaminoimidazolecarboxamide formyltransferase/IMP cyclohydrolase is translated as MTDHPRRVTRALLSVSDKTGLIEFAKALAAHDVELVSTGGTAKAIAAAGLKVKDVSELTGFPEMMDGRVKTLHPKVHGGLLAIRDNKEHADAMKAHGIAPIDLLVVNLYPFEATVDKGAGFEDCIENIDIGGPAMIRAAAKNHDDVAVVVEAEDYKAVLDELAANNGSTTLKLRRRLAAKAYARTGAYDAAISNWFNRQLEIDAPDFRAFGGRLIQSLRYGENPHQTAAFYATPDKRPGVSTARQLQGKELSYNNINDTDAAYECIGEFDAKRTAACVIVKHANPCGVAEGSDLVSAYRKALACDSTSAFGGIIAMNRALDADTAREITKIFTEVIIAPDASEEAIAIIGARKNLRLLLAGSLPDPRAPGLTAKTVAGGLLVQSRDNAVVDDMTFKVVTKRAPTDAEMRDLKFAFRVAKHVKSNTIIYAKDLATVGIGAGQMSRVDSARIAARKAQDAANELKLAEPLTKGSVVASDAFFPFADGMLACIEAGATAVVQPGGSMRDDEVIKAADEHGIAMVFTGTRHFRH
- a CDS encoding MFS transporter is translated as MTTIAPDARLAGAQRTYPPRAAIISWIFFDWAAQPYFTLITTFVFAPYFATSIAPDPATGQSLWGFAMAAAGLAIALMSPVLGAIADASGRRKPWIAGFGALLVLAACSLWIGKPGDPAIIPPLLTAVALASVGAEFATVFNNAMMPTLVPPERIGRLSGTGWATGYIGGIVSLVIVLGFLAANPETGRTLLGFRPLFGLDPVSHQGDRIVGPLTGLWFIIFVTPLFLFTPDYPAKLPVREALREGLSDLRQSIKGLPQRKSLAAFLLANMIYTDGLVSLFAFGGIYAAGTFGWHTIQIGTFGIMLAIAGALGAWLGGKLDDRLGPKRVIAGSLLVLLLAVAAILLVDKDSVLFVKVAPPLPGAPLFSSAAERAYLVLGCLIGAAGGPLQAASRTLLIHLAPKDRIAQYFGLFALTGKVTSFIGPLLIGMITAVTASQKAGMAVLVVFFVAGLGLLMRVRD